In Anomalospiza imberbis isolate Cuckoo-Finch-1a 21T00152 chromosome 10, ASM3175350v1, whole genome shotgun sequence, the following proteins share a genomic window:
- the GHSR gene encoding growth hormone secretagogue receptor type 1 isoform X2 has product MREGSAGGRGAENRTGAEPPLHLFPVPVLTGITVACVLLFVIGIIGNLMTMLVVSRFRDMRTTTNFYLSSMAFSDLLIFLCMPLDLFRLWQYRPWNFGNLLCKLFQFISESCTYSTILNITALSVERYVAICFPLRAKVIITKGKVKLVILFLWAISFISAGPIFILVGVEHENGTNPLSTNECRATEYAIRSGLLTIMVWTSSIFFFLPVFCLTVLYSLIGRKLWRRKRKNIGPNTAIRDKNNKQTVKMLGRYLFSKSFEAGSLEIAVISQYCNLVSFVLFYLSAAINPILYNIMSRKYRVAACRLFGLRALPKQSLSSSKQGSSRGWTEPSVIT; this is encoded by the exons ATGCGGGAGGGGAGCGCGGGCGGCCGCGGCGCGGAGAACCGGACGGGCGCCGAGCCCCCGCTGCACCTGTTCCCCGTGCCCGTGCTCACCGGCATCACCGTCGCCTGCGTCCTGCTCTTCGTCATCGGGATCATCGGCAACCTCATGACCATGCTGGTGGTGTCGCGGTTCCGGGACATGAGGACCACCACCAACTTCTACCTGTCCAGCATGGCCTTCTCCGACCTGCTCATCTTCCTCTGCATGCCCCTGGACCTCTTCCGCCTCTGGCAGTACCGGCCCTGGAACTTCGGGAACCTCCTCTGCAAGCTCTTCCAGTTCATCAGCGAGAGCTGCACCTACTCCACCATCCTCAACATCACGGCGCTCAGCGTGGAGCGGTACGTCGCCATCTGCTTCCCCCTGCGAGCTAAAGTCATCATCACCAAAGGGAAGGTCAAGCTGGTCATCCTCTTCCTCTGGGCCATCTCCTTCATCAGCGCCGGCCCCATCTTCATCCTGGTGGGGGTCGAGCACGAGAACGGCACAAACCCCCTGAGCACCAACGAGTGCCGAGCCACAGAGTACGCCATCCGCTCGGGGCTGCTCACCATCATGGTCTGGACCTCCAGCATCTTCTTTTTCCTGCCCGTGTTCTGCCTGACCGTGCTGTACAGCCTCATTGGGAGGAAGctctggaggaggaagagaaagaacatCGGTCCAAACACTGCCATCAGGGATAAGAACAACAAGCAAACTGTGAAAATGTTAG GACGGTACTTATTTTCCAAATCCTTCGAAGCTGGATCCCTGGAGATAGCAGTGATCAGCCAGTACTGCAACCTGGTGTCCTTTGTGCTCTTCTACCTTAGCGCAGCCATCAACCCCATCCTCTACAACATCATGTCGAGGAAGTACCGCGTGGCCGCCTGCCGCCTGTTCGGACTCCGAGCCCTGCCCAAGCAGagcctctccagcagcaagcAGGGGAGCTCCCGCGGGTGGACAGAGCCCAGCGTCATCACATGA
- the GHSR gene encoding growth hormone secretagogue receptor type 1 isoform X1 codes for MREGSAGGRGAENRTGAEPPLHLFPVPVLTGITVACVLLFVIGIIGNLMTMLVVSRFRDMRTTTNFYLSSMAFSDLLIFLCMPLDLFRLWQYRPWNFGNLLCKLFQFISESCTYSTILNITALSVERYVAICFPLRAKVIITKGKVKLVILFLWAISFISAGPIFILVGVEHENGTNPLSTNECRATEYAIRSGLLTIMVWTSSIFFFLPVFCLTVLYSLIGRKLWRRKRKNIGPNTAIRDKNNKQTVKMLVVVVFAFILCWLPFHVGRYLFSKSFEAGSLEIAVISQYCNLVSFVLFYLSAAINPILYNIMSRKYRVAACRLFGLRALPKQSLSSSKQGSSRGWTEPSVIT; via the exons ATGCGGGAGGGGAGCGCGGGCGGCCGCGGCGCGGAGAACCGGACGGGCGCCGAGCCCCCGCTGCACCTGTTCCCCGTGCCCGTGCTCACCGGCATCACCGTCGCCTGCGTCCTGCTCTTCGTCATCGGGATCATCGGCAACCTCATGACCATGCTGGTGGTGTCGCGGTTCCGGGACATGAGGACCACCACCAACTTCTACCTGTCCAGCATGGCCTTCTCCGACCTGCTCATCTTCCTCTGCATGCCCCTGGACCTCTTCCGCCTCTGGCAGTACCGGCCCTGGAACTTCGGGAACCTCCTCTGCAAGCTCTTCCAGTTCATCAGCGAGAGCTGCACCTACTCCACCATCCTCAACATCACGGCGCTCAGCGTGGAGCGGTACGTCGCCATCTGCTTCCCCCTGCGAGCTAAAGTCATCATCACCAAAGGGAAGGTCAAGCTGGTCATCCTCTTCCTCTGGGCCATCTCCTTCATCAGCGCCGGCCCCATCTTCATCCTGGTGGGGGTCGAGCACGAGAACGGCACAAACCCCCTGAGCACCAACGAGTGCCGAGCCACAGAGTACGCCATCCGCTCGGGGCTGCTCACCATCATGGTCTGGACCTCCAGCATCTTCTTTTTCCTGCCCGTGTTCTGCCTGACCGTGCTGTACAGCCTCATTGGGAGGAAGctctggaggaggaagagaaagaacatCGGTCCAAACACTGCCATCAGGGATAAGAACAACAAGCAAACTGTGAAAATGTTAG ttgTGGTGGTATTTGCGTTCATACTCTGCTGGTTGCCTTTCCACGTAGGACGGTACTTATTTTCCAAATCCTTCGAAGCTGGATCCCTGGAGATAGCAGTGATCAGCCAGTACTGCAACCTGGTGTCCTTTGTGCTCTTCTACCTTAGCGCAGCCATCAACCCCATCCTCTACAACATCATGTCGAGGAAGTACCGCGTGGCCGCCTGCCGCCTGTTCGGACTCCGAGCCCTGCCCAAGCAGagcctctccagcagcaagcAGGGGAGCTCCCGCGGGTGGACAGAGCCCAGCGTCATCACATGA
- the TNFSF10 gene encoding tumor necrosis factor ligand superfamily member 10, producing MLPAGGPSPAQTCGAVLVAAVLLQSVCVAVTFLYFTSELRQLQDSYSKSGIACLTGEEIGNSIQNLELIESEDREADPCWEVKWHLGKLIKKMMSRSYEENISAINVERTLTLPQTEGQQPRGPIRRIAAHLTGSSSRRSSLSSRINPLPRRGIGHKINNWESSRKGHSFLYNVELRNGELVIPQTGFYYIYSQIYFRFRENENEDSDLLGQIRNPKQLVQYVYKLTNYPEPILLMKSARTSCWSKKAEYGLYSIYQGGVFQLKREDRIFVSVSNSDIVDMDKEASFFGAFMIS from the exons ATGCTGCCGGCGGgcggccccagccccgcgcaGACCTGCGGGGCCGTGCTGGTGGCCGCCGTGCTGCTGCAGTCCGTGTGCGTGGCCGTCACCTTCCTCTACTTCACCAGCGAGCTCCGACAG ctccaggactCGTACTCCAAGAGCGGCATCGCTTGTCTCACCGGGGAGGAGATTGGAAATTCCATCCAAAACTTGGAGCTCATCGAAAGTGAAGACAGAGAGGCTGATCCCTGCTGGGAAGTAAAGTGGCACCTGGGAAAGTTAATTAAAAAG ATGATGTCAAGAAGCTATGAGGAAAACATATCTGCAATCAACG ttgAAAGGACTCTGACACTGCCACAGACGGAGGGGCAGCAGCCGCGCGGTCCCATCCGCAGGATCGCGGCGCACCTGacgggcagcagcagcaggaggagctccCTGTCCTCACGCA taAATCCCTTGCCCAGAAGAGGAATTGGACACAAAATAAACAACTGGGAATCATCAAGAAAAGGCCACTCCTTCCTTTACAACGTGGAGCTGAGAAATGGCGAGTTAGTGATACCCCAGACAGGCTTTTATTACATCTACTCACAAATTTACTTTCGCTTCCGCGAAAACGAGAACGAGGACTCAGATTTGCTGGGACAAATCAGAAACCCCAAACAGCTTGTCCAATATGTTTACAAACTGACTAATTACCCTGAGCCCATTTTGCTGATGAAGAGTGCAAGGACAAGCTGCTGGTCTAAAAAGGCGGAATATGGACTTTATTCCATCTATCAAGGTGGTGTGTTCCAGCTGAAGAGAGAGGACAGGATTTTTGTCTCTGTCAGCAACAGTGACATAGTTGACATGGACAAAGAAGCAAGTTTTTTTGGAGCCTTTATGATCAGTTAG